A stretch of the Sulfuritortus calidifontis genome encodes the following:
- the neuC gene encoding UDP-N-acetylglucosamine 2-epimerase: MSERRRKICYVSGTRADFGLMQATLQAIASDSGLDLDVVATGMHLSQRFGMTVDEIVASGLTVAERIPVDIEVATGAAMARNLAKTLSGCVAAFERLGPDLVLLLGDRGEMLAAALAAIHLNIPVAHIHGGERSGTVDEPVRHAISKLSHYHFVTSENARQRLVRMGEREEHVFVTGAPGLDGVRELASLDRATLCSEVDFDPNGKLALLVYHPVLQEADNAPDQAKALIEACLSRNIQLIALMPNSDAGSEGVRKVLDAFSGHPKVRVRTHLPRQVFISWMASSDLMIGNSSSGIIEAASFGTPVINVGLRQNLRERNLNVIDSPPEIRAVSAAIDSAMKHGRYPIENIYGDGQAGRRIVELLRSLELKGDVLLKTNTY; encoded by the coding sequence GATGCAGGCGACCCTACAGGCGATAGCTAGTGATTCGGGGCTTGATCTAGATGTGGTCGCCACCGGGATGCATTTGTCACAACGTTTCGGCATGACTGTGGACGAGATAGTTGCCAGTGGACTCACAGTTGCGGAACGTATTCCCGTAGATATCGAAGTGGCCACTGGTGCCGCGATGGCCCGCAACCTCGCAAAAACCTTGTCGGGCTGTGTTGCCGCTTTTGAACGCCTGGGCCCTGATCTGGTACTACTGCTCGGTGACCGTGGCGAAATGCTTGCCGCTGCATTAGCAGCCATCCATCTAAATATCCCGGTCGCTCATATCCACGGTGGTGAGCGCTCTGGTACGGTCGATGAGCCGGTCCGGCATGCAATTTCGAAACTTTCACATTATCACTTTGTTACCTCGGAGAATGCTCGTCAACGCCTGGTTCGGATGGGGGAGCGTGAAGAGCATGTTTTTGTTACAGGGGCGCCCGGGCTAGATGGCGTCCGTGAATTGGCCTCCCTGGATCGTGCCACTTTATGCAGCGAGGTCGACTTCGATCCTAATGGCAAATTGGCGTTGCTGGTATACCACCCTGTGTTGCAGGAAGCGGATAATGCGCCTGACCAAGCCAAGGCGTTGATCGAGGCCTGTCTGTCAAGAAATATCCAGTTAATTGCCCTGATGCCGAATTCGGATGCGGGGAGTGAAGGGGTCAGGAAAGTATTAGACGCATTTTCCGGTCACCCGAAGGTGCGGGTTAGAACTCACTTGCCGCGGCAGGTATTTATTTCATGGATGGCTTCGAGTGACTTGATGATTGGGAATTCAAGCAGTGGGATTATCGAGGCGGCGAGCTTTGGCACCCCGGTGATTAATGTGGGTTTGCGTCAAAACCTGCGCGAGAGAAATTTGAATGTGATCGATTCGCCGCCCGAAATTAGGGCCGTGTCTGCTGCTATCGATTCTGCTATGAAGCATGGGCGTTACCCGATCGAAAACATATATGGAGATGGTCAGGCAGGTAGGCGCATTGTTGAGCTGTTGCGCTCGCTCGAACTTAAGGGCGACGTGTTGCTCAAAACCAATACCTACTGA
- a CDS encoding nucleoside-diphosphate sugar epimerase/dehydratase codes for MLLLLAVGVTRAFASFWLGGLYQSQLKRAALPKVLIYGAGASGRQLAAALANSHEMRVVGFLDDDDRLHGHVLNGLPIYSPADLPGLVEALKVSDVLLALPSVSRRRRNEILNQMRQAHVAVRTLPSVTELAQGKVSTADLRELDIDDLLGREPVTPNHILLGKNIVGKVVLVTGAGGSIGGELCRQIQRIGPASLLMVEQSEFALYEIHQELQAKPGGARLVPLLASVQDAERMREIMATWQPDTVYHAAAYKHVPLVEHNPAEGIKNNVLGTLTAARAAVEQKVADFVLISTDKAVRPTNIMGASKRLAEMVLQALAATAPATKFSMVRFGNVLGSSGSVVPKFRQQIRDGGPITLTHPEITRYFMTIPEAAQLVIQAGAMARGGDVFVLDMGQPVKIMDLARRMIELSGLTVRDEANPDGDIEIEVIGLRPGEKLYEELLIGDNPKPTAHPRIMKAHEDFLPWPELEEKLKALKLALDVNDVAVVRAMLAQLVSGYQPSGEIVDWVYLEQELAAEADS; via the coding sequence ATGTTGCTGCTTTTGGCTGTTGGGGTCACGCGCGCCTTTGCCAGTTTCTGGCTTGGTGGGCTGTATCAGAGCCAACTCAAGCGAGCTGCCCTACCTAAGGTGTTGATCTACGGCGCTGGCGCCTCGGGCCGGCAGCTCGCCGCGGCCCTGGCCAACAGCCACGAGATGCGGGTGGTGGGCTTTCTCGACGACGACGACCGGCTGCACGGCCATGTCCTGAATGGGCTGCCAATCTACAGTCCGGCCGATCTGCCCGGCCTGGTGGAGGCGCTCAAGGTGAGCGACGTGCTGCTCGCACTGCCATCGGTCTCGCGCAGGCGCCGCAATGAGATTCTGAACCAGATGCGCCAGGCCCATGTCGCGGTGCGCACCCTGCCCAGCGTGACGGAGCTGGCCCAGGGCAAGGTCAGCACGGCAGACCTGCGCGAATTGGACATCGACGACCTCCTGGGGCGCGAGCCGGTGACGCCCAATCACATCCTGCTCGGCAAGAACATCGTGGGCAAGGTGGTGCTGGTCACCGGGGCCGGGGGATCGATCGGCGGCGAGCTCTGCCGCCAGATCCAGCGGATCGGGCCGGCCAGCCTGCTTATGGTGGAGCAGAGCGAGTTTGCGTTGTACGAAATCCATCAGGAACTCCAGGCCAAGCCGGGGGGCGCCAGGCTGGTGCCGCTGCTCGCCTCGGTGCAGGATGCCGAGCGCATGCGCGAGATCATGGCGACCTGGCAGCCCGACACGGTCTATCACGCGGCGGCCTACAAGCATGTGCCGCTGGTCGAGCACAATCCGGCCGAGGGTATCAAGAACAATGTGCTGGGCACTCTCACCGCGGCGCGCGCGGCGGTGGAGCAGAAGGTGGCCGATTTCGTGCTGATCAGCACCGACAAGGCGGTGCGGCCGACCAATATCATGGGGGCGAGCAAGCGGCTGGCCGAGATGGTGTTGCAGGCGCTGGCGGCGACCGCACCCGCGACCAAGTTTTCCATGGTCCGTTTCGGCAATGTGCTCGGTTCTTCCGGCTCGGTGGTGCCGAAGTTCCGGCAGCAGATCCGGGACGGCGGCCCGATTACGCTGACCCATCCCGAAATCACGCGTTATTTCATGACCATTCCCGAGGCGGCCCAGCTGGTGATCCAGGCCGGCGCCATGGCCAGGGGCGGCGATGTCTTCGTGCTGGACATGGGGCAGCCGGTCAAAATCATGGACCTGGCACGCCGGATGATCGAACTGTCCGGCCTGACCGTGCGGGATGAGGCCAATCCCGATGGCGATATCGAAATCGAGGTGATCGGTTTGCGCCCGGGCGAGAAACTCTATGAGGAACTGTTGATCGGCGACAACCCGAAGCCGACTGCGCATCCGCGCATCATGAAGGCGCACGAGGATTTTCTGCCGTGGCCGGAGCTGGAGGAAAAGCTCAAGGCATTGAAGCTCGCCCTCGATGTCAACGACGTGGCCGTGGTGCGGGCCATGCTGGCGCAGCTGGTTTCGGGCTACCAGCCCAGTGGCGAGATCGTCGATTGGGTGTATCTGGAGCAGGAACTGGCGGCCGAGGCGGATTCCTGA
- a CDS encoding NAD(P)/FAD-dependent oxidoreductase encodes MHVAIIGAGPAGMSCANALLTFGLTPIVIERSNHAGGAQRTNFHPHLWLLGAPEETGMQMTDRLSRHFAELPLQFLRNTEVQAVHRQGKGFVLELKNGAAPHTLEADAVVLATGMRPRATPRLLELAAQSPRVIIGPLSFAIRDEIRASRVLILGGGDNALDHALFLSERGNTVTVCTRGEFSARLPFREACASQATVTLRRECRPTGFHLQDDQVRVHLPEGEQPYDWLLVMYGYEPNTEIVERFDQGIRPRRTRNGHIVVDLWQRSSVAGIYAAGDITDSPQPSVATAIAQGLAAARAVERDLSQAR; translated from the coding sequence ATGCACGTCGCCATCATCGGTGCCGGCCCGGCCGGCATGTCCTGCGCCAATGCCCTGCTGACCTTCGGGCTCACGCCCATCGTCATCGAGCGCAGCAACCATGCCGGCGGCGCCCAGCGCACCAACTTCCACCCCCATCTCTGGCTGCTCGGCGCGCCCGAGGAAACCGGCATGCAGATGACCGACCGCCTGAGCCGCCACTTTGCCGAGCTGCCCCTGCAGTTTCTGCGCAATACCGAAGTGCAGGCCGTACACCGGCAAGGCAAAGGCTTCGTGCTGGAACTGAAGAACGGCGCGGCGCCGCACACCCTCGAGGCCGATGCCGTGGTGCTGGCCACCGGCATGCGCCCGCGCGCGACGCCCAGGCTGCTGGAACTGGCGGCCCAGAGCCCGCGCGTCATCATCGGCCCGCTGTCGTTTGCCATCCGCGACGAGATCCGTGCCAGCCGGGTGCTGATTTTGGGCGGGGGCGACAATGCCCTGGACCACGCCCTGTTCCTCTCGGAGCGGGGCAACACGGTCACCGTCTGCACCCGGGGCGAGTTTTCCGCCCGCCTGCCGTTTCGCGAGGCCTGCGCCAGCCAGGCGACCGTGACCCTGCGCCGGGAGTGCCGGCCCACCGGCTTTCACCTGCAGGACGACCAGGTCCGGGTGCACCTGCCGGAGGGCGAACAGCCCTACGATTGGCTATTGGTGATGTACGGCTATGAGCCGAACACCGAGATCGTCGAGCGCTTCGACCAGGGCATCCGCCCGCGCCGCACCCGAAACGGCCACATCGTGGTCGATCTCTGGCAGCGCAGCTCGGTGGCCGGCATCTACGCTGCCGGCGACATCACCGACTCGCCCCAGCCGAGCGTGGCCACGGCGATCGCCCAGGGCCTGGCCGCGGCGCGCGCGGTGGAGCGGGATTTGAGCCAGGCGCGATAA
- the secA gene encoding preprotein translocase subunit SecA translates to MIPNLLKKIFGSRNERLLKQYRAVVAKINALEPEFERLSDSELAAKTEEYKRRYQDGVSLDHLLPEAFATVREAAKRVHGMRHYDVQLIGGMALHNGKIAEMRTGEGKTLMATLPAYLNALTGEGVHIVTVNDYLASRDADWMGRIYRFLGLTVGVNLPQMPHEQKQAAYAADITYGTNNEFGFDYLRDNMVYHPSQRVQRKLAYAIVDEVDSILIDEARTPLIISGQADDNVALYQQCNQIPARLTRQEKEYKEGETGPLGDYIVDEKAHTVLLTEQGHEKVEQILTEIGLLPPGGSLYDAANITLMHHVYAALRAHVLYHKDQHYVVQNGEVVIVDEFTGRLMTGRRWSDGLHQAVEAKEGVPIQRENQTLASITFQNYFRMYAKLSGMTGTADTEAYEFQQIYGLETVVIPTNKPMIRLDHADRVYRTAAEKWQAVIHDLRDCHARGQPVLVGTTSIEVNEFLSDLLKKEGLPHQVLNAKQHASEAQVIAQAGLPGAITIATNMAGRGTDIVLGGNIAQQVEAIRNDPNLSEDDKHAQIALLKADWQKLHDQVIAAGGLYIVGTERHESRRVDNQLRGRSGRQGDPGASRFYLSLDDPLLRIFGGERLSAIMARLKMPEGEAIEHPMVNRSLESAQRKVEQRNFDIRKQLLEYDDVANDQRRVIYQQRNEILETDDVSAGIRGMRADVLNNVISEFIPPGSIAEQWDVDGLTQVLAAEFQLHLPLAQWLAEDEKLAEEGLREKILAAADAAYAEKEALAGAENLRHFERAILLQTLDNHWREHLAAMDHLRQGIHLRGYAQKNPKQEYKREAFQLFSAMLDTIAREVTQITLTVQIKGAEDVEAVAAQAPELDNVQYHHADYDEALAAAEEQAPAAQGQQPVQRQFPKVGRNDPCPCGSGKKYKHCHGKLA, encoded by the coding sequence ATGATCCCCAATCTGCTGAAAAAGATATTCGGTAGCCGCAACGAGCGCCTGCTGAAGCAGTACCGTGCCGTGGTGGCCAAGATCAATGCCCTGGAGCCGGAATTCGAGCGCCTGTCCGACAGCGAGCTGGCGGCCAAGACCGAGGAATACAAGCGCCGCTACCAGGACGGCGTCAGCCTGGACCACCTGCTGCCCGAGGCCTTCGCCACGGTGCGCGAGGCGGCCAAGCGGGTGCACGGCATGCGCCACTACGACGTCCAGCTGATCGGCGGCATGGCCCTGCACAACGGCAAGATCGCCGAGATGCGCACGGGCGAGGGCAAGACCCTGATGGCCACCCTGCCCGCCTATCTGAACGCGCTGACCGGCGAGGGCGTGCACATCGTGACCGTGAACGACTACCTGGCCAGCCGCGATGCCGACTGGATGGGGCGGATCTACCGCTTCCTGGGGCTCACCGTCGGGGTGAACCTGCCGCAGATGCCGCACGAGCAGAAGCAGGCCGCCTACGCCGCCGACATCACCTATGGCACCAACAACGAATTCGGCTTCGACTACCTGCGCGACAACATGGTCTATCACCCCTCGCAGCGGGTGCAGCGCAAACTGGCCTACGCCATCGTCGACGAGGTGGACTCGATCCTGATCGACGAGGCGAGAACGCCCCTGATCATCTCGGGTCAGGCCGACGACAACGTCGCCCTCTACCAGCAGTGCAACCAGATCCCGGCCCGGCTGACCCGGCAGGAAAAGGAATACAAGGAAGGCGAGACCGGCCCCCTGGGCGACTACATCGTCGACGAGAAGGCGCACACCGTGCTGCTCACCGAGCAGGGCCACGAGAAGGTCGAGCAGATCCTGACCGAGATCGGCCTCTTGCCCCCCGGCGGCAGCCTGTACGATGCGGCAAACATCACCCTGATGCACCACGTCTATGCCGCCCTGCGCGCCCATGTGCTGTACCACAAGGATCAGCACTACGTGGTGCAGAACGGCGAGGTGGTGATCGTGGACGAATTCACCGGCCGCCTGATGACGGGCCGGCGCTGGTCGGACGGCCTGCACCAGGCGGTGGAGGCCAAGGAAGGCGTGCCGATCCAGCGCGAGAACCAGACCCTGGCCTCGATCACCTTCCAGAACTATTTCCGCATGTACGCCAAGCTTTCGGGCATGACCGGCACCGCCGACACCGAGGCCTACGAGTTCCAGCAGATCTACGGCCTGGAGACGGTGGTGATCCCGACCAACAAGCCGATGATCCGCCTGGACCATGCCGACCGCGTCTATCGCACCGCGGCCGAGAAGTGGCAGGCGGTGATCCACGACCTGCGCGACTGCCATGCGCGCGGCCAGCCGGTGCTGGTGGGCACCACCTCGATCGAGGTCAACGAATTCCTGTCCGACCTGCTGAAGAAGGAAGGCCTGCCGCATCAGGTGCTCAACGCCAAGCAGCATGCGAGCGAGGCCCAAGTGATCGCCCAGGCCGGCCTGCCCGGCGCCATCACCATCGCCACCAATATGGCCGGCCGCGGCACCGACATCGTGCTCGGCGGCAACATCGCCCAGCAGGTGGAGGCGATCCGCAACGACCCGAATCTGTCGGAGGACGACAAGCACGCCCAGATCGCCCTGCTCAAGGCCGACTGGCAGAAGCTGCACGACCAGGTGATCGCCGCCGGCGGCCTGTACATCGTCGGCACCGAGCGCCACGAGTCGCGCCGGGTGGACAACCAGCTGCGCGGCCGTTCCGGCCGCCAGGGCGACCCGGGCGCCTCGCGCTTTTACCTGTCGCTGGACGACCCGCTGCTGCGCATCTTCGGCGGCGAGCGCCTGAGCGCCATCATGGCCCGGCTGAAGATGCCCGAAGGCGAGGCGATCGAACACCCCATGGTCAACCGCTCGCTGGAATCGGCCCAGCGCAAGGTGGAACAGCGCAACTTCGACATCCGCAAGCAGCTCCTGGAATACGACGACGTGGCCAACGACCAGCGCCGGGTGATCTACCAGCAGCGCAACGAAATTCTGGAGACCGACGACGTCTCGGCCGGCATCCGGGGCATGCGCGCCGACGTGCTGAACAACGTGATCAGCGAATTCATCCCGCCCGGCAGCATCGCCGAGCAGTGGGACGTGGATGGACTGACCCAGGTACTGGCGGCCGAATTCCAGCTGCACCTGCCGCTCGCGCAGTGGCTGGCCGAAGACGAGAAGCTGGCCGAGGAGGGCTTGCGCGAGAAGATCCTGGCCGCGGCCGACGCCGCCTATGCCGAGAAGGAGGCCCTGGCCGGCGCCGAGAATCTGCGCCACTTCGAGCGGGCCATCCTGCTGCAGACCCTGGACAATCACTGGCGCGAGCACCTGGCGGCCATGGACCACCTGCGCCAGGGCATCCACCTGCGCGGCTATGCCCAGAAGAACCCGAAGCAGGAATACAAACGCGAGGCCTTCCAGTTGTTCTCGGCCATGCTCGACACCATCGCGCGCGAGGTGACCCAGATCACCCTGACCGTGCAGATCAAGGGCGCCGAGGACGTCGAGGCCGTGGCGGCCCAGGCGCCGGAACTGGACAACGTGCAGTACCACCACGCCGACTACGACGAGGCCCTGGCCGCCGCCGAAGAGCAAGCCCCCGCCGCCCAGGGCCAGCAGCCGGTGCAGCGGCAGTTTCCCAAGGTCGGCCGCAACGACCCCTGCCCCTGCGGCTCGGGCAAGAAGTACAAGCACTGCCACGGCAAGCTGGCCTGA
- a CDS encoding DegT/DnrJ/EryC1/StrS family aminotransferase — protein MISISELSLSRRATIHDALAQLDRTGLGILLLIRENGTFERTLTDGDLRRLLLAGHGLDTELAVLPQIQSQVITRGYSRRDALDLMNKSAINHLPVVDHDGRVIDLVDRKDIDEQILLSTPHIGSAEREFVEEAFRTNWIAPLGPNVDAFEQELVQRVNSKHGVALSSGTAGIHLGLRVLGVGVGDRVFCSTLTFAASAFPIVYQGAEPVFIDSERESWNMSPDALARAFETARAEGWMPKAVIVVNLYGQSANMDPILALCESYGVPVLEDAAESLGAKYKGRHSGTLGKLGVYSFNGNKIITTSGGGMLVSEDSALIEKARFLATQARDPAPHYQHSEIGFNYRMSNILAGVGRGQLKVLDSRIMARREIFEVYRAQLADLDIFDWMPEPEWSFSNRWLTAATLRPNAPIKAAELVQRLANEMIEARPVWKPMHLQPVFAGRRYFTANGASVSDTLFENGICLPSGSNMSEKQLERVIATVRAMLDNHPK, from the coding sequence GTGATTTCGATTTCTGAACTTTCCTTATCACGGCGGGCGACGATCCACGATGCGCTGGCTCAATTGGATCGCACGGGGTTGGGCATCCTTCTTCTCATCAGGGAGAATGGTACTTTCGAGCGTACTCTGACCGATGGTGATCTGCGTCGCCTGCTGCTGGCAGGCCATGGACTCGATACCGAGCTTGCCGTGTTGCCCCAAATTCAGTCCCAAGTCATTACTCGTGGTTATTCTCGCCGGGATGCTCTGGACCTGATGAATAAAAGCGCGATCAACCACCTGCCTGTGGTTGATCATGACGGCAGGGTGATCGACCTTGTTGATCGCAAGGATATCGATGAGCAGATTCTGCTCTCTACACCACATATCGGTAGTGCCGAGCGAGAATTCGTCGAGGAGGCCTTTCGAACCAATTGGATTGCACCGCTGGGTCCCAATGTGGACGCCTTCGAACAGGAATTGGTTCAGCGGGTAAACAGCAAGCATGGTGTGGCATTGTCTTCCGGTACTGCCGGAATTCATCTTGGCCTGCGAGTGCTTGGCGTTGGCGTGGGTGACCGCGTGTTCTGCTCGACATTAACCTTTGCGGCAAGCGCGTTCCCGATCGTATATCAGGGGGCGGAGCCCGTGTTTATTGACTCCGAAAGGGAGTCTTGGAACATGTCGCCCGACGCCCTGGCGCGTGCTTTTGAAACGGCTCGCGCAGAAGGCTGGATGCCGAAAGCTGTCATCGTCGTTAACCTCTATGGCCAGAGTGCAAATATGGACCCAATTCTGGCCCTATGTGAGAGCTATGGCGTGCCAGTTCTTGAGGATGCAGCTGAATCTTTGGGGGCGAAATACAAAGGACGGCACAGCGGAACCCTGGGTAAGCTAGGAGTGTATTCTTTCAACGGCAACAAGATCATCACCACTTCCGGTGGTGGTATGCTGGTCTCCGAAGATTCTGCACTAATAGAAAAGGCTCGCTTTCTTGCCACTCAGGCCCGGGACCCTGCGCCGCATTACCAGCATAGCGAGATAGGCTTTAATTATCGGATGAGCAATATCTTGGCCGGCGTCGGCCGTGGTCAGCTAAAGGTACTCGACAGTCGGATAATGGCCCGGCGCGAGATATTCGAGGTTTATCGTGCTCAGTTAGCTGACCTCGATATCTTCGATTGGATGCCGGAGCCAGAGTGGAGCTTCTCCAATCGCTGGTTGACGGCCGCTACGCTTCGTCCAAATGCACCGATCAAGGCGGCGGAACTGGTTCAGCGGTTAGCCAATGAGATGATCGAGGCGCGGCCGGTATGGAAGCCGATGCATCTGCAGCCGGTGTTCGCGGGGCGGCGTTATTTCACCGCTAACGGTGCCTCGGTGTCCGACACTTTGTTTGAAAATGGCATTTGTCTCCCTTCTGGCTCGAATATGAGTGAAAAACAGCTGGAGCGGGTCATTGCCACTGTCCGCGCCATGCTTGACAATCACCCGAAATGA
- a CDS encoding sugar transferase, translated as MKRVLDIVFAVMALVVLALPMLLIAIAIRLSSPGPILYWSDRVGQYNRIFRMPKFRSMKNNTPIVATHHLDRPDSYLTPVGPFLRRTSLDELPQLWSILKGEMSFVGPRPALFNQDDLIALRTEQGVHRLVPGLTGLAQVNGRDDLSIPDKVKLDVEYLNRKSLWLDLWILLLTLLKVVRREGVSH; from the coding sequence ATGAAACGGGTCCTCGATATCGTCTTTGCTGTGATGGCATTGGTTGTCCTTGCGCTGCCTATGCTGCTGATCGCGATCGCGATTCGGCTCAGCTCTCCGGGGCCAATCCTTTACTGGTCGGACCGTGTTGGTCAGTACAATCGTATTTTTCGGATGCCGAAGTTCCGGAGCATGAAAAATAACACTCCGATCGTGGCGACCCACCACCTTGATAGGCCAGACTCTTACTTGACACCAGTCGGGCCTTTCCTGCGCAGAACCAGCCTCGATGAGTTGCCGCAACTATGGAGCATTCTGAAAGGCGAAATGAGCTTTGTTGGTCCCCGTCCGGCCCTTTTTAATCAGGATGACCTCATTGCGCTACGTACAGAACAGGGTGTTCATCGACTCGTTCCAGGCTTGACTGGATTGGCTCAAGTCAATGGTCGGGACGACTTGTCCATCCCGGATAAAGTCAAGCTGGATGTCGAGTATCTAAACAGGAAATCATTATGGCTCGATCTGTGGATTCTCTTGCTGACTCTGCTGAAGGTTGTGCGGCGGGAGGGCGTTTCTCATTAG
- a CDS encoding formyltransferase family protein: MGNFDLAVDGAKCSRILTPLPVNQNCTANLNPRMINVLFMGRKPVAAQALTWLSKRDDVKVTGVITDSHLAVSPTRDVAQRLGISVLSREEMEEQVQSGKLQVDLAFSMLYWQKIRAPLLQACSRGVINFHPAPLPDYKGTAGYNLAILEGLDHWAVSAHYVDQDIDTGALIEVSRFPIDIDYETAQSLERKSQSELFTQFQRVAEQAIRSPRILPTVPNVGGRYVSRQEMEAMKEMRPGDDVLRKIRAFWFPPYDGAYVVINGVKCTLVSPQILHSLADSTVSSLFTRSTTEENGSANVAARCDAG, from the coding sequence TTGGGCAACTTCGACTTGGCGGTTGATGGGGCAAAATGCTCACGCATTCTCACCCCCCTTCCAGTTAATCAAAATTGCACTGCAAACTTGAATCCGCGCATGATTAATGTTCTGTTCATGGGGCGTAAGCCGGTGGCGGCACAGGCCTTGACCTGGCTAAGCAAGCGAGATGACGTCAAGGTAACCGGCGTGATTACGGATAGCCACTTAGCGGTTTCGCCAACCAGGGATGTCGCCCAGAGGCTGGGGATCTCTGTGTTGTCGAGGGAAGAGATGGAGGAACAGGTACAGTCGGGCAAATTGCAGGTGGATCTTGCCTTCTCAATGCTTTATTGGCAGAAGATTCGCGCACCATTGCTACAGGCGTGTTCACGAGGGGTGATTAATTTTCACCCCGCGCCATTGCCAGACTATAAAGGGACGGCTGGCTATAACCTGGCTATCCTGGAAGGCTTGGATCATTGGGCGGTAAGTGCGCATTATGTGGATCAAGATATTGATACGGGCGCGCTGATCGAGGTGAGTCGTTTCCCCATTGACATCGATTACGAGACCGCACAGAGCCTCGAGCGGAAATCACAGTCAGAACTGTTTACACAATTTCAACGCGTTGCGGAACAGGCAATCAGATCCCCGCGGATCCTGCCCACCGTCCCCAATGTGGGTGGCAGATATGTCAGCCGGCAGGAGATGGAGGCCATGAAGGAAATGCGTCCTGGGGATGACGTGTTGCGTAAGATTCGAGCCTTTTGGTTCCCCCCCTACGATGGCGCATATGTCGTGATTAATGGAGTTAAATGTACCCTGGTTAGCCCACAGATTCTTCATTCTTTGGCAGACTCGACTGTGAGTAGTTTATTCACTCGCTCTACTACCGAAGAAAATGGAAGTGCCAATGTGGCTGCACGTTGTGATGCTGGCTGA
- a CDS encoding four helix bundle protein, producing MAFENLYVWQRAARLSADLYKSLSECRDRGFKDQITRSSLSVPSNIAEGMERESDKEKVRFLDIAKGSAAELRTQIHIGMEIGYIPKDMGSRWIAETKEISAMIVGLMQSLKSAN from the coding sequence ATGGCCTTTGAGAACTTATACGTTTGGCAGCGTGCCGCGCGGCTTTCGGCCGATTTGTATAAATCGCTCAGTGAATGCCGTGACCGTGGTTTTAAGGATCAGATCACAAGGTCCAGCCTCTCCGTTCCGTCCAATATCGCAGAGGGCATGGAACGCGAATCAGACAAAGAAAAAGTCCGGTTTCTCGACATAGCCAAGGGTTCGGCCGCGGAATTGCGCACTCAAATCCATATCGGGATGGAAATCGGCTATATCCCAAAAGACATGGGGAGCCGTTGGATTGCAGAGACCAAGGAAATCAGCGCAATGATCGTCGGCCTGATGCAATCTCTTAAATCTGCAAACTGA
- a CDS encoding class I SAM-dependent methyltransferase, producing MSRLPVPGPDALALSQALSRHIAGAIEAAGGWLDFARYMELALYAPGLGYYSAGAQKFGAAGDFVTAPELTPLFGRTLARQAAEVLAQTGGEVLELGAGSGRLALDLLRGLAELDALPPRYAILELSADLRERQRALFAREAPDLLPRLHWLDALPERFSGVVLGNEVLDALPVHLVHYRNGIWQERGVIQAGEAFAWQDRPLVDGALFELADKLPVEGDYLTEISLAAPALIRSLAAMLERGVLLFLDYGFPRAEYYHPQRSQGTLMCHYRHQAHADPFVLPGLTDITAHVDFTAVAESGFDAGLKLLGYASQAGFLINCGITDLLQGQSTTDPGYIRQAAALQKLMSPAEMGELFKVIALGRGLTQPLMGFVRGDRSHAL from the coding sequence ATGTCCCGCCTGCCCGTCCCCGGTCCCGATGCCCTCGCCCTCAGCCAGGCCCTGAGCCGGCACATCGCCGGGGCGATCGAGGCCGCCGGCGGCTGGCTCGACTTCGCCCGTTACATGGAACTCGCGCTCTATGCCCCCGGCCTCGGCTATTACAGCGCGGGGGCGCAGAAGTTCGGCGCCGCCGGCGACTTCGTCACCGCGCCGGAACTCACGCCGCTGTTCGGCCGCACCCTGGCCCGCCAGGCGGCGGAGGTGCTGGCGCAGACCGGGGGCGAGGTGCTCGAGCTGGGCGCCGGCAGCGGCCGGCTGGCGCTCGATCTGCTGCGCGGCCTGGCTGAACTTGACGCCCTGCCACCGCGTTACGCCATCCTCGAACTCAGTGCCGACCTGCGTGAGCGCCAACGCGCCTTGTTCGCGCGCGAGGCGCCGGATCTGCTGCCACGCCTGCATTGGCTCGACGCCCTGCCGGAACGGTTCTCCGGCGTCGTGCTGGGAAACGAGGTGCTCGATGCCCTGCCGGTGCATCTGGTGCACTATCGGAATGGCATATGGCAGGAACGCGGCGTGATCCAGGCGGGCGAGGCTTTCGCCTGGCAGGACCGGCCCTTGGTCGATGGGGCATTGTTCGAGCTTGCAGACAAGTTGCCTGTCGAGGGCGACTACCTGACCGAGATCAGCCTCGCCGCGCCGGCCCTGATCCGCAGCCTGGCTGCCATGCTGGAGCGCGGCGTGCTGCTCTTCCTCGACTACGGCTTTCCCCGCGCCGAGTACTACCACCCGCAACGCAGCCAGGGCACGCTCATGTGCCATTACCGGCATCAGGCCCATGCCGATCCCTTCGTCCTGCCGGGACTCACCGACATTACCGCCCACGTCGATTTCACCGCCGTGGCCGAGTCCGGCTTCGATGCCGGCCTGAAGCTCTTGGGTTACGCCAGTCAGGCCGGTTTTCTGATCAATTGCGGCATCACCGATCTGTTGCAGGGGCAGTCGACCACCGACCCAGGCTATATCAGGCAGGCGGCCGCCCTGCAGAAGCTGATGTCGCCGGCCGAGATGGGCGAGCTGTTCAAGGTGATCGCTCTCGGCCGTGGCCTGACGCAGCCGTTGATGGGCTTCGTCCGGGGCGACCGCAGTCATGCCCTGTGA